One window of Corynebacterium doosanense CAU 212 = DSM 45436 genomic DNA carries:
- a CDS encoding YbaB/EbfC family nucleoid-associated protein: MTTPEQPDMNELIARATEVQAQLQKAQQEILESEVTGTAGNGLVTVTMTGGAEVTGITIDPKVVDADDVETLQDLILGAFRDGHRKAGEIAQEKIGPFAGGAGGADFGSFLG; this comes from the coding sequence ATGACCACTCCCGAGCAGCCCGACATGAACGAGCTCATCGCCCGCGCCACCGAGGTGCAGGCCCAGCTGCAGAAGGCGCAGCAGGAGATCCTCGAATCCGAGGTCACCGGCACCGCCGGCAACGGCCTGGTTACCGTCACCATGACCGGCGGCGCCGAGGTCACCGGCATCACCATCGACCCCAAGGTCGTCGACGCGGATGACGTGGAGACCCTTCAGGATCTCATCCTCGGTGCCTTCCGGGACGGTCACCGCAAGGCAGGCGAGATCGCCCAGGAGAAGATCGGCCCCTTCGCCGGCGGTGCTGGCGGAGCGGACTTCGGTTCCTTCCTCGGCTAG
- the recR gene encoding recombination mediator RecR — MFEGPLQDLIDEFSRLPGVGPKSAQRIAFHLMRVEPEDIDRLRSALAAVRDGVTFCRICFNVSREEVCRVCADSGRDRTMICVVEEAKDIQVIERTGEYSGRYHVLGGALDPLANVGPKDLTITGLLQRIGGVLPDRELADSTPENRLYDDTPQITEVIIATDPNTEGEATAAYLGRLLRDFPDLKVTRLASGIPLGGDLEFVDELTLSRALSGRRAL, encoded by the coding sequence GTGTTCGAGGGACCCCTCCAGGACTTGATCGACGAGTTTTCCCGGCTACCCGGAGTCGGCCCGAAGAGCGCCCAGCGCATCGCGTTCCACCTCATGCGCGTCGAGCCCGAGGACATCGACCGGCTGCGCAGCGCCCTCGCCGCCGTGCGTGACGGCGTCACGTTCTGCCGCATTTGCTTCAACGTCTCGCGCGAAGAGGTCTGCCGTGTCTGCGCCGACTCCGGCCGCGACCGCACCATGATCTGCGTGGTCGAGGAGGCCAAGGACATCCAGGTCATCGAGCGCACCGGCGAATACTCCGGCCGCTACCACGTCCTCGGCGGCGCACTCGACCCGCTGGCCAACGTCGGCCCGAAGGATCTCACCATCACCGGGCTGCTCCAGCGCATCGGTGGCGTGCTGCCCGACCGGGAGCTGGCGGATTCCACGCCGGAAAATAGGCTTTACGACGACACCCCGCAGATCACCGAGGTCATCATCGCCACCGACCCGAACACGGAGGGTGAGGCGACCGCCGCGTACCTGGGCCGCCTGCTGCGCGATTTTCCTGACCTGAAGGTGACCCGCTTGGCTTCCGGCATCCCGCTGGGTGGGGACCTGGAGTTCGTCGACGAGCTGACGTTGTCGCGGGCGCTGAGCGGTAGGCGGGCGCTGTAG
- a CDS encoding DEAD/DEAH box helicase family protein produces MAFKIPPRVDRAADTPEDLYRPLSKGGRAPGPLWSQQTDILREWYGEHRKASDVALELPTGAGKTLVGGLIGEWLRIKNQEKVAYVCPNNQLAKQVHEALDDYGIDSILLTGPVSSWTSIEKAKYDRADAMAVSSYSHIFNTNPALGGSGTIIFDDAHSGGSIAGSLWTLAVQRDESTYFALLNALAHGLSAAAVGSLRRTSGEASSFEDVHLVPPMTILQNIDTIASILEEHVQNCDTSARHTLSMLRNKLTSCMFYIGYDAIEIRPVVPPTKFHNAFSEARRRIYMSATIGSAGELERNFGITGVSRLKTPKGWETTGSGRRLFIFPGLSQDSVDNPSAVFKWTSTTIEDEGVAAILAPSEVKARQLEKQLEIPEHFERITGSKLEEDPTLKALKEDHYFILTNRYDGVDFPDDECRLLILSGLPRGSNMQERFLLESIVAGPALSGNVRAKVVQGVGRATRNDRDFSVVIILGDALTRFVADRDNYRTFSEELQAEIEFGVDNSELGFSELAQNISSFLTQDPDWAGANAHITEDVESKSRVLPAGTRELATSADDEVLAANALWAGDLNAALKHAGQAISRASHTERLSRYFSLWHFLCSQWSLMLAIEARKVNNIQDSDTLFRSHSHHLEEARKKSSGSTWLRELNIRSSNIHLAKGGVSLIDGLASSNLYRLLKGWGLNEDRELGETIANLNRVSYKEFENALAALGKFLGASHFEAAGGRSSYPDAMWLFDELGLICWEAKSEASDSSEVSVNYAREAESHLRIAKKKFGLVSLPDESFTGYVTPQTRIAYNARPVLSDSVFHVPLLVPHELALRAQSAIESFGEIAEVATVDDLTARLDLYSCLPSQWIPELKMQSLNAIPD; encoded by the coding sequence ATGGCATTTAAGATACCTCCGAGGGTTGATCGAGCCGCCGATACACCGGAGGATCTCTATCGACCCCTCTCAAAGGGGGGCAGAGCGCCGGGTCCCCTCTGGTCACAGCAGACTGATATTCTTCGCGAATGGTATGGAGAACACAGAAAAGCATCTGACGTCGCGCTTGAGCTACCCACGGGTGCTGGAAAAACACTGGTTGGCGGGCTCATCGGAGAGTGGCTACGTATCAAGAACCAAGAAAAAGTCGCATACGTTTGCCCAAATAACCAGCTTGCAAAACAAGTACACGAGGCTCTCGACGACTACGGGATTGATTCGATTCTACTTACAGGCCCAGTATCAAGCTGGACATCGATTGAGAAAGCGAAATATGATCGCGCTGACGCCATGGCCGTATCGTCGTATAGTCACATTTTCAATACGAATCCTGCGTTGGGTGGAAGCGGGACAATAATTTTCGACGACGCACATTCCGGTGGGTCAATAGCTGGCAGTCTATGGACCCTGGCTGTGCAACGTGATGAGAGCACGTATTTCGCATTGCTTAACGCGTTGGCCCACGGTCTATCCGCGGCGGCAGTGGGCTCACTCAGGCGAACATCAGGCGAAGCGTCAAGCTTCGAAGATGTGCACCTTGTCCCCCCAATGACGATCCTTCAGAACATTGACACTATTGCGTCGATACTAGAAGAGCATGTTCAAAACTGCGACACGAGCGCCAGACACACGCTTTCAATGCTCCGCAATAAGCTCACATCGTGCATGTTCTACATAGGATATGACGCAATTGAGATTCGTCCGGTTGTACCACCGACAAAATTTCATAACGCTTTTAGTGAGGCTCGGCGTCGGATCTACATGAGTGCAACGATCGGTTCAGCGGGCGAGCTCGAGCGGAATTTTGGAATTACAGGGGTATCTAGACTTAAGACACCGAAGGGGTGGGAAACCACAGGTTCGGGCCGTCGCCTGTTTATCTTCCCCGGTTTGTCTCAAGACTCGGTAGATAATCCTTCCGCGGTTTTTAAATGGACTTCAACTACAATAGAGGACGAGGGTGTTGCCGCAATTCTTGCTCCGTCAGAGGTGAAGGCTCGCCAACTTGAAAAGCAACTCGAGATACCGGAACACTTTGAAAGAATTACCGGTAGTAAACTTGAGGAAGATCCGACATTGAAGGCCCTCAAAGAAGATCATTACTTTATTCTAACCAATCGTTATGATGGAGTGGATTTTCCTGATGATGAGTGCCGGCTGCTTATTCTGTCCGGTCTTCCAAGAGGTTCTAACATGCAGGAGCGATTTCTATTGGAGTCGATAGTCGCAGGACCTGCTTTGTCGGGAAACGTTCGAGCTAAGGTAGTCCAAGGAGTCGGTCGGGCTACGCGAAACGATAGGGATTTTTCCGTAGTGATCATTTTGGGTGATGCTTTGACCCGGTTTGTTGCGGATCGCGATAACTATAGAACGTTTTCGGAAGAGCTTCAGGCCGAAATTGAGTTTGGTGTCGATAACTCGGAACTGGGTTTCTCAGAACTGGCTCAAAATATCTCGTCTTTCTTGACTCAAGATCCCGATTGGGCGGGTGCGAATGCGCATATTACTGAAGATGTCGAATCTAAGAGCCGCGTGTTGCCTGCAGGTACCAGAGAGTTGGCCACATCTGCTGACGATGAGGTTTTGGCCGCTAATGCGCTTTGGGCTGGCGATTTGAACGCGGCTCTGAAACATGCGGGTCAAGCCATCTCCCGCGCGTCACACACCGAAAGGCTTTCTCGGTACTTTTCACTTTGGCATTTTTTGTGCTCACAATGGTCGCTGATGCTTGCTATCGAGGCTCGAAAGGTGAACAATATTCAAGACTCAGATACACTTTTCCGGTCACATTCTCATCATCTTGAGGAAGCGAGAAAAAAATCCTCTGGCTCGACTTGGCTCCGTGAGCTCAATATTCGCTCATCCAATATCCATTTGGCAAAAGGGGGCGTATCGTTAATAGATGGCCTTGCTTCGAGTAATTTATATAGGTTGTTGAAAGGCTGGGGTCTGAACGAGGATCGGGAGCTTGGTGAGACGATAGCTAATTTGAACCGCGTCAGTTATAAGGAATTCGAAAACGCGCTCGCTGCTTTGGGTAAGTTCTTAGGTGCCAGTCATTTCGAAGCTGCGGGAGGTCGGAGTTCGTATCCTGACGCCATGTGGCTATTTGATGAACTGGGCTTGATATGTTGGGAAGCGAAAAGCGAAGCTTCGGATAGTTCTGAGGTGTCTGTAAATTATGCTCGTGAAGCTGAATCGCATCTTCGTATCGCGAAAAAGAAATTTGGGCTTGTCTCCTTACCTGATGAGTCCTTTACAGGGTATGTCACTCCTCAGACGCGTATTGCATACAATGCCCGACCAGTCCTTTCCGATAGCGTGTTTCACGTACCGCTTCTTGTTCCCCACGAGCTCGCACTTCGTGCCCAATCTGCAATTGAATCATTTGGAGAAATTGCTGAAGTTGCAACGGTCGACGACTTAACGGCTCGTCTCGATCTTTATAGTTGTCTACCTAGCCAATGGATTCCGGAATTAAAAATGCAGTCACTGAATGCTATTCCAGACTAG